Part of the Azospirillum thiophilum genome, GGCGTTGCGCGCGAGTTCCTGCGCCTCGGCCCGCGGCAGCTTGCCCGACTTCTCCTGTTCGCCGTACAGCGCGATCACGGAGGAAGCCGCATCGACCATCTCCTTGACCTTGGCCTTGCGCTGTTCGACCAGATTCGTGCGCATGCCCGTCAGATGGACGGTCGCACCGGCCAGCGTGCTGAGCAGCGCCACGCCGAACACCAGCAGCATCAGCCGCGTACCAATCTTGAGCTTCATCGCCCCTTCTCCTCGACTTTTTATACGCGGCACCGCGCGGTATCCACGCATCGTTCAATGGTTATCTTCAGGCGGTCATCGCCAGGCGGTCATGATTCGGGCCGGCAGCCGTCGGCGGACGGCGACCGTCCCGTCAGGCCGTGAAACCGGCGGGGCCGGCCTCCTGGGCCGATGTCTCCGGATGGTCGCAGCGCCACCCCGCCGTCATCCCGGCTGGGCCGGGCTGGCGGGCGAAGGCCACGACCTCGCAATTCTCGAGCTCGACGCCCGGCCGTCCGGCCAGCCGGTGCAGCAGGATGCGGCCGACCCCCTTGCTGCCGACCAGCAGCGGCCGGTCGGCCAGCCGGTCCCGCAGCGCCGCCACCCCGTCCAGGACGCGGGCGGCGAATTCCTCCTCGCTTTCGCCGCCGGGCGGCGTCTCGCCGGCCGCGAACCAGGGCCGGGTCAGCGCGACGGGCAGCCCGTTCCACTCACCCAGCGCCCGCTCGCGCAGCCAGTCGCAGCCGACCAGCGGAACGCCGAGCGTCTCGGCGAACAGGGCGCCGGTGACGGCTGTGCGTTGCAGCGGCCCGGCGATCACCAGACCGCAGCCGCAGCCGGCCTCGCGGAACCGCTCCGCCGCCCGGCGGGCCTGCTCGACGCCCAGCCCGGTCAGCGGCACGTCGCGGTCGCCGCCGCAGCGCACGCCGAGGCGGTTGTCCTCGGTCTGGCCGTGGCGCACGAAGTGGAAGAGGTCCGTCATCGCCGGCCCCTCAGCGGAACAGGAGGCGGTCGGCGCCCGCGCTCCAGCCGATGACGCTGTCCGCCGCCAGGGCGCCGGGCACAGCGATCCAGCGGCGCAGGGCGTCGATGTGCAGCGGGTCGCTCAGCGTCGGGGTATGGCCGACATCCGGCACATGGAGGACGGTGACCCGCGGCTTGTCCATCATCCGCGCGATGGTCGCGTCCTGCAGCGCGTCGCTCATCATGCCGTGCACCAGCAGCACCGGGCAGTCGATGCGCTGCCAGTCGTCCCACTGGTCGTGGTCCTGGGCGGCGCCGTCGCGGTAGCATTGCAACGCGCGGATGTCGTGGCGGTAGACCCGCCCGCCATTCTCCTCCGACCAGCGGGTCTGGTGGAAGCTGTTGTGCAGCAGCACGGTGTCGTCGACCGGCCCGTCGTTCTTCTGGGCGGCGCCCGTGCGGTGGAACAGCTGGGCCGGGTGGCGGAAGACATAGTGGCGGGCCACCGATTCGGCGCGGCGGCGGCGGCGCTCGGTCGGGATGAAGGGGCCGATGTCGTTGAGGATCAGGCGGTCGACCAGATCCGGCGCCTCGGCCGCCACCCGCATCGCCACGCTGCCGCCGAGCGAGGAGCCCAGCAGCGTGACCGGCCCCAGCCGCTTGTGCCGGATCAGCGCCAGCACCTGGGCGACATTGCCCTCGAAGCTGTAGTCGGACTGCTCCGCCAGCCAGCCGCTGCGGCCGCGGCCGGCCCAGTCCAGGCACAGGACATGGTGATGGCGCGACAGCGTCCGGGCGAGATAGTCGAACCGCCGGGCGGAATTGGCGATGCCGCCCAGGCACAAAAGCGGCGGCAGCGACGGGCTGCCCCATTCCGTGTAGGCGAGGCGGACGCTGTAGTCGTTGCGCAGCCGCTCCACCGTACCGGGCTGGAGCGCCGCGGAATGGGTGTAGTCGAAATGGCGCAGGCTGTGGCCGGCGCCGATCAGCGGCTCGATCACCCGCATGATCGTCTCGTAGTTCTTCCAGGTCATCTCCCCGGCATCGGCGATGCCGAGCGCGTCCAGCGTGGCGCGCAGCGCACCCATCGCATGGCCGTGACGGGGAACCGCCAGGGTGTCGCCGCCGGGCGGAAACGGGAGGCCCGGCATGGCCGGAAGGGGCTCCACGAGCATCTGGTCAGGCATGGGCGTCGTCGCCTCCATGATCGATGGGTGGGGTGAGGGGCGGGGTGGCAAGGCGGGGTTGGGCGGCCTCGCGGGGAGGCGCCAGCAGGAAGACCGCACAGAAGGCGGCGCCGCACAGCATGCCGAGCGCGCCGAACGCCACCAGGGCGGCCTGAAGGCCGAACCGGTCGGCGATGACCGCGGCCAGAAGCGGGCCGATGACGGATCCGCCGCGCTCCAGCAGGCGGTAGACGGCGAAGACGCCGGTTTCGCCCATGCGGGCGCATTCGGTGCGGCAGACCTCCGGCACCAGGGCCAGCTGGGTCGCGTTGTTGAAGGCGTGGGCGATCCCGAGCGCGGCGATGCCGGCCAGGATCCCCGGCACCCCGGGCGCCTGGAGGATCGCCAGCGTGCCTGCCCCGCCGATCAGCCCGCCCAGCCCGGCGAACAGCGAATGACGGCCGCCGCGGTCGGCCATCCGCGATACCCAGGGACCGAGGACCACGATGATCAGGCCATAGGTCATCATCATCCGGCCGATCCCGGCCGGCGTCTCGCCCGCCGCATGCAGGGAGACCGGAACCAGATAGAACAGGTAGCCGGTCAGCATCAGCTTGGTCGGGACCGACGAGAACAGCAGCAGCGCCAGGAAGCGCCGGTTGGCGAGCAGCCCGGCGGCGTCGCGCAGGCGGAACCGGCCGCCGTCCCGCGCGCCCCCCGCCCGGTCGGCGGGCAGCAGGAGCGCGGCGGCCAGGGCGGCGGCAAGAGCCAGCAGCGCCGACGCCGCGAAGGCGGCGCGGTAGCCGAGATGGTCGGCCAGGATGCCGCCGATCGGCGCGCCGCACAGGCCGGCGACGATCACCGCGGCGACGAACTGCGCCATGCCGCGCGCCCGCTGGTCCGGCGGGGTGTGGCGGGCGATGAAGCCCTGCGCGCCGATGAACATCACCGCATAGCCGAGCGCGCAGGCACTGCGCCACATCAGCAGCTCGGGCAGCGACTGGGCCAGCGCCGTCCCGGCGAAGCCGGCCACCGCCGGCAGCGTGCCGACCAGCAGGGTGCGGCGGCTGCCGAACCGCTCGGCCCAGGCGCCGGCGAAGGGGGTGAAGACGGCCACCAGCAGCATGAACAGCCCGATCGGCAGCCCCATCATCAGGGTTTCCGACAGGCCGGGAACAGGCGTGTACAGCTCGCGCGCATAGAGCGGCAGGAAGGAGCGCGACAGCTCCTCCGCCAGCATGAACAGGAACAGGGCGGCGCGCATGCCGGCCACCGCGGCCCGCGGTTCGGCGGTCGTCGCATCCGGCGACCTCATTCGGGCCGATCCGGCACCGAGCAGCAGCAGCGCCTCGAACACCACGAGACTCGACACGACCAGCAGGGCGGCCCCGTCCTGGAGGATGCCGTACAGGGCTTCCGGGGTCAGCACGGCCGCCAGCTGCGGCATCAGCCCGGCGCCGAACGCCAGCATCGCCCCCGCCGGCAGCAGCAGGGAGCGCAGGGGCGTGGCAGCGGCGGCCCGCATGGCCGAGGGCAGCAGCAGGGACACCAGCAGGACGCCCAGGAACACCGCGGCGGCCACCATCCACACGCGGTCGCGCACCGCGTGCAGCACGATCAGTGCGGCATCTTGGCCGATTGACAAGCCAAAGCTTACATAAAATTTAGCAAAAATAAGATAAGACAGGAGAGACAGACCGAACGCCGTGAGTAGGGGCAGAGTCACACGCGGACATGCGACTGAATCAAGTTGCATAAACAGCTCCGGACACAAAACGGCTTTCGGAAAGTGTGTCAGAAGCTAAGACATAACTCCAAAGAATTGGTAAACCGAATTTGCATTTAAAAATGAAAGTTATTCATTGAATGTTACACATACATGCACGCTGATCGCTTGAAGCGCTGACGATTCATATCTTTTATAAAATACTATACACCACTTGGAGTGACCGTAATTCATCATTGAATCGAGGCATCGGCAACTTTCATATGGCTCTCGGCATGCGCAGAGGTGCAAAAAATGCGACTGCTTTCACTCGATGACAAACCTTGGTTGCGGTGCAGCAAGTGATATATAACACTATTCCAGATTGGATATGATATTCAATTTTCTCACTACGCGAAAAGTTTTCCCGAGAGGCCGGCTCCCGAGGGCGACGAGGGACGCGCGGTGACGGTCATCCTCGATTGCAGAAACGGCGGCCGGACGATGTCGCTTTGCGACGCTTCGCCACATCGCAAGTGCGAGTGATTCGCACGACAATCGGTCCCACGGCCCCGATGCCGTCGAATTGCACGCCTGTCTGCCGCGTGCAGCCGAAAAGGTGACCCCAAATGACTCCCCCAGTGTCCGGCGCTTTGTCCGGCGCCATGTCGGGTGCCGCATCCGGCCCCGTTCCCGCCACCGGTTCCCCCAGCGCAGCCCCTGCCGCAGCACCAGTTGCCCCCCACGCCGGTCCCGGCACCGTTCCGGCCACCACCTCCGACCCGCCCGACGGACGGCACAGCCCCAGCCTCGGCAGCCTGCGCAAGGGCCAGCGCGCGGTGGTGACCGGTCTCGACGAGACCGCGGTCGCCACCCCGCTGCCGGCCGGCGAACTGGAACGCCGCATGATCGAGATGGGCCTGATCGAAGGCGCCCGCGTGGAAGTCCTGCATGAAGGCTTCCCCGGCGCCGATCCGCTTGCCGTGCGCATCAACGACCACACGCTGGCCCTGCGCCGCGCGGAGGCGCACGCCGTCCTGGTGACGCTCGGCTGAGCGTCGCCCCCCTTCCTGCGGACAGGAGTTCCGCGATGTCCAATACTGCCGTTTTCGCCGCACCGCCGCGCATCGCGCTGGTCGGCAACCCCAACTGCGGCAAGACCGCATTGTTCAACGCCCTGACCGGCGCCCGCCAGAAGGTCGCCAACTATCCGGGCGTGACGGTCGAACGCAAGGTCGGCGAGTTCCTCAGCCCAGCCGGGTCGCGCGTCCAGATCATCGACCTGCCCGGCACCTACAGCCTGCGCGCCCGCTCCCCCGACGAGGAGGTGACGCGCGACGTCGTGCTCGGCCGCTTCGAGCACGAGGCGCCGCCGGACGTCATGGTCTGCGTCGCCGACGCCACCAACCTGCGCCTGCACCTGCGCCTGGTGCTGGAGTTGAAGAAGCTCGGCCGCCCCATCATCCTGGCGCTCAACATGATGGATGTCGCCGAGGCGCGCGGCTGCAGCGTCGACGCCGCCGCGCTGTCCGCCGCGCTGGGCGTGCCGGTGGTGCCCACCGTGGCGATCCGCCGCCACGGCGTGCGCGGGCTGCTCGACCAGATCGACCGCAGCATGGCGGTCATGACCGGTGCGGACGGGGCAGCAGCCGCCCCGTCCATCGCCCCCTGCGGCTGGAGCGAGCCGTCGGCGCATGAGCTGCGCGCCTACCATCAGGAGGTCGAGGCGATCCTGGCCGCGGCCCTGCGCAGCGCCGGACGTCCGTCGCTGGCGACCCGGCGGATCGACGCCGCGCTGCTGCACCCGGCCATCGGCCTGCCCTTCCTGTTCCTCGTCCTGTTCCTGATGTTCCAGGCGGTGTTCGCCTGGGCGGCCCTGCCGATGGACATGATCGACACCGCGCTCGGCTGGGTCCAGGCGGCTGCCGGCGCCGCGCTGCCCGACGGGATGCTGAAGAGCCTGATCACCGACGGCATCATCGCCGGTGTCGGCAGCGTGGTGATCTTCCTGCCGCAGATCCTGGTGCTGTTCTTCTTCATCCTGATCCTGGAATCCACCGGCTACATGGCGCGGGCCGCCTTCCTGCTCGACCGGCTGATGGGCGGGGTCGGGCTGCACGGACGGGCCTTCATCCCGCTGCTGTCCAGCTTCGCCTGCGCGGTTCCCGGCATCATGGCGGCGCGCACCATCGAG contains:
- a CDS encoding histidine phosphatase family protein, producing MTDLFHFVRHGQTEDNRLGVRCGGDRDVPLTGLGVEQARRAAERFREAGCGCGLVIAGPLQRTAVTGALFAETLGVPLVGCDWLRERALGEWNGLPVALTRPWFAAGETPPGGESEEEFAARVLDGVAALRDRLADRPLLVGSKGVGRILLHRLAGRPGVELENCEVVAFARQPGPAGMTAGWRCDHPETSAQEAGPAGFTA
- a CDS encoding alpha/beta fold hydrolase, which gives rise to MPDQMLVEPLPAMPGLPFPPGGDTLAVPRHGHAMGALRATLDALGIADAGEMTWKNYETIMRVIEPLIGAGHSLRHFDYTHSAALQPGTVERLRNDYSVRLAYTEWGSPSLPPLLCLGGIANSARRFDYLARTLSRHHHVLCLDWAGRGRSGWLAEQSDYSFEGNVAQVLALIRHKRLGPVTLLGSSLGGSVAMRVAAEAPDLVDRLILNDIGPFIPTERRRRRAESVARHYVFRHPAQLFHRTGAAQKNDGPVDDTVLLHNSFHQTRWSEENGGRVYRHDIRALQCYRDGAAQDHDQWDDWQRIDCPVLLVHGMMSDALQDATIARMMDKPRVTVLHVPDVGHTPTLSDPLHIDALRRWIAVPGALAADSVIGWSAGADRLLFR
- a CDS encoding MFS transporter — its product is MSIGQDAALIVLHAVRDRVWMVAAAVFLGVLLVSLLLPSAMRAAAATPLRSLLLPAGAMLAFGAGLMPQLAAVLTPEALYGILQDGAALLVVSSLVVFEALLLLGAGSARMRSPDATTAEPRAAVAGMRAALFLFMLAEELSRSFLPLYARELYTPVPGLSETLMMGLPIGLFMLLVAVFTPFAGAWAERFGSRRTLLVGTLPAVAGFAGTALAQSLPELLMWRSACALGYAVMFIGAQGFIARHTPPDQRARGMAQFVAAVIVAGLCGAPIGGILADHLGYRAAFAASALLALAAALAAALLLPADRAGGARDGGRFRLRDAAGLLANRRFLALLLFSSVPTKLMLTGYLFYLVPVSLHAAGETPAGIGRMMMTYGLIIVVLGPWVSRMADRGGRHSLFAGLGGLIGGAGTLAILQAPGVPGILAGIAALGIAHAFNNATQLALVPEVCRTECARMGETGVFAVYRLLERGGSVIGPLLAAVIADRFGLQAALVAFGALGMLCGAAFCAVFLLAPPREAAQPRLATPPLTPPIDHGGDDAHA
- a CDS encoding FeoA family protein; translated protein: MTPPVSGALSGAMSGAASGPVPATGSPSAAPAAAPVAPHAGPGTVPATTSDPPDGRHSPSLGSLRKGQRAVVTGLDETAVATPLPAGELERRMIEMGLIEGARVEVLHEGFPGADPLAVRINDHTLALRRAEAHAVLVTLG
- the feoB gene encoding ferrous iron transporter B; this encodes MSNTAVFAAPPRIALVGNPNCGKTALFNALTGARQKVANYPGVTVERKVGEFLSPAGSRVQIIDLPGTYSLRARSPDEEVTRDVVLGRFEHEAPPDVMVCVADATNLRLHLRLVLELKKLGRPIILALNMMDVAEARGCSVDAAALSAALGVPVVPTVAIRRHGVRGLLDQIDRSMAVMTGADGAAAAPSIAPCGWSEPSAHELRAYHQEVEAILAAALRSAGRPSLATRRIDAALLHPAIGLPFLFLVLFLMFQAVFAWAALPMDMIDTALGWVQAAAGAALPDGMLKSLITDGIIAGVGSVVIFLPQILVLFFFILILESTGYMARAAFLLDRLMGGVGLHGRAFIPLLSSFACAVPGIMAARTIENRADRLATIMIAPLMTCSARLPVYTLLIAAFVPERTVAGGMIGLQGLVMFALYAAGILSALAVAFVLKRTVFKGAREPLLMELPSYRLPGLRDLSLGLLERTRIFLARAGTIIFAIMILLWFLGSFPGAPDGATGPAIDYSFAGMLGHALAPLLAPIGFTWQIAIALVPGMAAREVAVAALGTVYALSETGDALSGSLAGVLAADWSLPTALALLAWFVFAPQCVSTLSVVKRETNSWFWMIVMLVYMTLLAYGAAFVTFQLSSALLGG